The genomic window TCCCTGGCCTTCCAGGTCAGGTAGAACGGATCGATGGGGATGCAGTGGCCGCCCAGTCCGGGACCGGGATAAAACGGCATGTAGCCAAAAGGTTTGGTGCTGGCCGCCTCAATCACCTCCCAGATATCAATACCCATTTTGGTAAAGGCAATCTTTAACTCATTGACCAGCGCAATATTCACGGCTCGAAAAACATTCTCCATCAATTTACTGGCTTCCGCAACCCGCACCGAAGAAACCGGAACGGTTTCATTAATGACCTGCCGGTAAAGAGCATTCGCTACAGCCAACCCATCGGAAGAGGTGGAGCCGATAACTCTCGGGATGGTGGAAGTGGAATAACTCGGGTTATTGGGATCCTCCCGCTCGGGAGAATAGGCCACCAGAAAATCGCGATCTACTTTCAGCCCGCTACGCTCCAGGATCGGTACCATCACTTCTTCCGTTGTGCCCGGATAGGTAGTCGATTCCAGAATAACAATGTGTCCCGGCCGAATATGGGAGGAGATCGTCTCACAAGTGGTCACCACATAGGACAGATCCGGCTCCCGGTTAGCAGTCAGAGGGGTTGGAACGGTAATTAGAATCCCGTCACATTCCCTTATCTGCGACAAATCGGTGGTCGCCCGGACGAGGCCTGACGCAACCCCCTGCGCTACCCTCGCATTCAATACATGCCGTATATAGGACTGCCCCTCATTGAGCATCCGGACTTTGTCTTCATCGACGTCAAATCCTATGCAATGAAACCCGTGCTCCGAAAAGGTATAGAGCAGTGGCAGCCCAACGTAGCCAAGTCCAAAAATACCGGGGATAAATTCCTGGGCTTCAATTTTTCTAATAAGAGTCTCTTTCATGCTATCGATTCCATCTAATGAGTTGAAATTTCGCCCGACCGGGCCCTACGGCAAGAACACCGCCGAATAAGTCAAACAGCCGCGGGCAGCCTCTTTACAGATAACCCAACTGCT from Candidatus Neomarinimicrobiota bacterium includes these protein-coding regions:
- a CDS encoding nucleotide sugar dehydrogenase, encoding MKETLIRKIEAQEFIPGIFGLGYVGLPLLYTFSEHGFHCIGFDVDEDKVRMLNEGQSYIRHVLNARVAQGVASGLVRATTDLSQIRECDGILITVPTPLTANREPDLSYVVTTCETISSHIRPGHIVILESTTYPGTTEEVMVPILERSGLKVDRDFLVAYSPEREDPNNPSYSTSTIPRVIGSTSSDGLAVANALYRQVINETVPVSSVRVAEASKLMENVFRAVNIALVNELKIAFTKMGIDIWEVIEAASTKPFGYMPFYPGPGLGGHCIPIDPFYLTWKAREYGVYTRFIELAGEINTSMPDFVVTRVMEVLSEHGKPLKGSRILILGLAYKPNVDDIRESPALYLMHKLEGRGALASYNDPYIPVIPPTRRFDKFTGRQSEEISSSYDLILIATAHDDYQAIDFNAFRIPVVDTRNVLKEESPWFYKA